The proteins below are encoded in one region of Alkalihalobacillus sp. TS-13:
- the ispD gene encoding 2-C-methyl-D-erythritol 4-phosphate cytidylyltransferase, with amino-acid sequence MNYVVIIPAAGQGKRMGAGKNKQFITLQGIPLIVHTLRIFQEDDWCSGIILVGNKNELAELERIVTTYRLDKVEHIVPGGHERQHSVYEGIKAIDSEALVLIHDGARPFVSIESIHNLVTKAKDCGAAVLAVPIKDTVKRINQDTVIETVDRSSLWAVQTPQAFHLDLIRYAHEAAAEKGHLGTDDASLIEYFGQPVSIVEGDYLNIKLTTKEDLLFANAIIREREAQQKDV; translated from the coding sequence GTGAATTATGTCGTGATCATTCCTGCTGCCGGTCAAGGTAAACGGATGGGTGCAGGTAAGAATAAACAATTCATAACACTTCAAGGAATACCACTTATCGTTCATACCTTGCGAATTTTTCAAGAGGATGATTGGTGCAGTGGTATTATCCTTGTCGGAAATAAAAACGAGTTGGCTGAACTCGAACGGATCGTCACCACTTATAGATTGGATAAAGTTGAACATATTGTCCCTGGCGGTCATGAAAGACAACATAGCGTGTATGAGGGAATAAAAGCGATCGATTCAGAAGCGCTCGTATTGATTCATGATGGTGCCAGACCGTTCGTTTCGATTGAATCCATCCATAACCTTGTTACGAAAGCAAAAGATTGTGGTGCAGCTGTTCTTGCAGTGCCGATTAAAGACACAGTTAAGCGGATCAATCAGGATACCGTCATCGAGACTGTGGATCGAAGTAGCTTGTGGGCTGTTCAAACCCCACAAGCTTTTCATCTGGACCTTATCCGGTATGCACATGAAGCTGCTGCAGAGAAAGGTCATCTTGGTACAGATGATGCTAGTCTGATTGAATATTTTGGACAACCTGTGTCGATCGTAGAAGGGGATTATCTAAATATCAAGTTGACGACAAAGGAAGATTTGTTGTTTGCGAATGCAATCATTCGGGAGAGGGAGGCACAACAAAAGGATGTTTAG
- a CDS encoding PIN/TRAM domain-containing protein — MLKRIVQLFFIIVGGTLGYLYVPELIRLLNNLINIGDLPGFITSPYMGTVIGAIVFYLSTFWLADYIVGFIQWIEESLMKAPVADVLFGSFGLIFGLFVAYLAMFALNSMELSIVVNVIGFFVTALLGYIGFQFGFKKREELVNVFTSARFANKKKEAEIETKSTSTGILKILDTSVIIDGRIADVCQTGFLEGPIVIPQFVLEELQHIADSSDVLKRNRGRRGLDILNRIQKELAIKVEIYEGDFEDVQEVDSKLVKLGKLVSGMVVTNDYNLNKVCEFQGVPVLNINDLANAVKPVVLPGEELNVQVIKDGKEQNQGVGYLDDGTMIVVEDGRDYIGKTIDVLVTSVLQTSAGRMIFAKPKLLEKAL, encoded by the coding sequence TTGTTAAAGCGAATTGTTCAATTGTTTTTTATCATCGTGGGTGGTACCCTGGGTTACTTGTATGTACCTGAACTTATACGATTATTAAATAATTTAATTAATATTGGAGATTTACCTGGGTTCATTACATCACCTTACATGGGAACTGTCATTGGTGCAATTGTCTTTTACCTAAGTACATTCTGGTTGGCGGATTATATCGTCGGGTTCATCCAATGGATTGAGGAATCCTTGATGAAGGCGCCTGTAGCTGATGTGCTCTTTGGTTCATTCGGTTTGATTTTCGGCCTGTTTGTTGCTTATTTAGCCATGTTTGCGTTGAACAGTATGGAATTGAGTATCGTTGTGAATGTGATCGGCTTTTTCGTCACTGCTTTGTTAGGGTATATCGGGTTCCAGTTCGGTTTCAAAAAACGTGAGGAGTTAGTCAACGTATTTACTTCAGCACGATTTGCGAATAAGAAAAAGGAAGCGGAAATCGAAACGAAATCTACGAGCACCGGTATATTGAAAATCCTTGATACGAGTGTCATAATTGACGGTAGAATCGCAGATGTTTGTCAGACAGGATTTTTGGAAGGACCGATCGTCATCCCTCAATTCGTCCTTGAAGAATTGCAGCATATCGCGGATTCTTCTGATGTGTTAAAAAGGAATAGAGGACGTCGGGGGCTCGATATCCTGAACCGGATCCAAAAAGAACTTGCTATCAAAGTTGAAATCTACGAAGGTGACTTTGAAGACGTTCAAGAAGTCGATAGTAAGCTTGTGAAGTTAGGAAAATTAGTCTCTGGAATGGTCGTAACGAATGATTATAACCTGAATAAGGTATGTGAGTTCCAGGGTGTTCCAGTGTTAAATATCAATGATTTAGCCAATGCTGTCAAACCAGTGGTCCTTCCAGGAGAAGAACTGAATGTTCAGGTGATCAAAGACGGGAAGGAACAGAATCAAGGTGTCGGATATCTTGATGATGGCACAATGATCGTCGTGGAAGATGGACGTGATTATATCGGTAAAACGATTGATGTCCTGGTTACAAGTGTTCTCCAAACATCTGCCGGTCGAATGATTTTTGCAAAGCCTAAACTGTTAGAGAAGGCTCTGTAA
- the disA gene encoding DNA integrity scanning diadenylate cyclase DisA, with protein MDVTMKELIVSKMLQYIAPGTPLRDGIDNVLRAKTGGLIVVGFNDKVQKLVDGGFSINCRFSPAYLYELAKMDGAIILNDEGNRILFANTQLIPDTSIPSKETGIRHRTAERVAKQTGNLVVSISQRRNVITLYQGNIRYSLQDIGVILTKANQALQTLEKYKSVLDQSLTDLGALEFEELVTFQEVSQVIHRIEMVLRIRNEIIKYVNELGSEGRLISMQMEELVSNIESEAALIVKDYARDAKVDPYRTLNELKKLSSEELLEENAIVRLLGYLPSANIYEEPVKPRGYRILHKIPRLPSLIIENLVQHFEHLQNTLKASIGELDEVEGIGEIRARKIKDGLKRIQEQLFLDRHI; from the coding sequence ATGGACGTTACCATGAAAGAATTGATTGTAAGTAAAATGCTTCAATATATAGCACCTGGAACGCCTTTACGAGATGGAATCGATAACGTTCTAAGGGCGAAAACCGGTGGATTGATCGTCGTCGGCTTTAATGACAAGGTCCAGAAGCTTGTCGATGGCGGTTTTTCGATCAATTGCCGCTTCTCTCCAGCTTATTTATACGAATTGGCGAAGATGGATGGTGCAATTATTTTAAATGATGAAGGAAATCGAATCTTATTTGCGAATACTCAACTCATACCGGATACCTCGATACCTTCAAAAGAGACAGGGATACGGCACCGTACTGCAGAACGTGTTGCCAAGCAAACAGGAAATCTAGTCGTTTCCATTTCACAGAGAAGGAATGTCATCACATTGTATCAAGGAAATATCCGTTATTCCTTGCAGGATATCGGCGTCATTCTGACAAAAGCCAATCAAGCATTACAGACGCTAGAAAAATATAAATCCGTCCTTGATCAGAGTCTGACTGACCTTGGGGCGCTTGAGTTTGAAGAATTGGTTACCTTCCAGGAGGTTTCTCAGGTCATCCATCGCATCGAAATGGTACTCCGTATCCGTAACGAAATCATTAAATATGTAAACGAACTTGGATCCGAGGGACGCTTGATCAGCATGCAGATGGAGGAACTCGTATCCAATATCGAATCGGAAGCTGCCCTTATTGTGAAAGATTATGCTAGAGATGCAAAAGTGGATCCATATCGGACCTTAAATGAATTGAAAAAACTTTCCAGTGAAGAATTATTAGAAGAAAATGCAATTGTGCGGTTATTAGGCTACCTCCCCTCTGCGAATATATATGAGGAGCCGGTCAAGCCAAGAGGCTATCGTATTTTGCATAAAATACCGAGACTGCCGTCCCTTATCATCGAAAACCTCGTCCAACATTTCGAACACCTCCAAAATACATTGAAGGCTTCTATTGGAGAGTTGGATGAAGTAGAGGGCATTGGAGAAATACGTGCTCGGAAAATCAAGGACGGTTTGAAGCGAATTCAAGAGCAGCTGTTTCTTGATCGCCATATCTGA